Below is a genomic region from Cotesia glomerata isolate CgM1 linkage group LG5, MPM_Cglom_v2.3, whole genome shotgun sequence.
taattaaatagattatccggatacaccaattattggcaggttaaaaaactgattgatctaattattgacataccttcaccccaattattgacacctatactAAGCATGCCTACAATCATCTGCTTATTCTTATTCAtccaaacttattattaagtaatcaattttactaaagtttatcaataattatatccataattaaaaattatcaactagttattgacacccattatttaaatattataaagcatacaattaatttcgattattcaattttataaatttttcatatattgttaattaaaaaaacaaagatgatattattagatgaagaaatgaatttaaactcggcatttaaaaaaaatacttctctaatcaaagttgttaagaaaataaacgttcgtaagctggtttgatgaactggtgctaactttattttttttgaataattaatatttaatattttgaactgacagtaatttttttcaattttttaatgaattagaatttaataaaaatttatatgatagttattcttataacagatgattaaatatatttaaaaataatttagggtgtcaatatttagacctctgccaataattggggcttttatcttaataaaacttttaaaaacaaaaaaaatattttttttttttataaattcggcttttttacttcaattttggttgaaaaaatctttaataaaaaatttaaattgattttataatataaaaatgattattaattgttatttttaaatattaaaaaaaattgatatgtatTCTTAAGTAATTTctaggtaaaaaataattttttttagactaaaaattttaatctcaattttttaagaaaaaattttatttagataattttaattaatgagtgtttaaaaaatatagaaaaaaaaatttttttcctcaatTTCACTAGTAATCCATTTTGCCCCCTCACCTTTACAGCTAATAAATACACAATTATATAggaagtaaaattaaaaattaacgcTTGTTAACCACAAGAATAGTATTCGCGTGATCGTATTTAcctatataaaaataaaatatatattttattgaaatgattaaagaacagaatgaaaaaatttaacgatGCCGATTAAAAGTTTATCTAATGAATTCCATCGTttctatattaaatatttattaattaataaatgataattaaaacaataatattaatattaacatgtATTTCCGAATGGACTTCACCTAACATATAAGCATGAAGAGCAATGGGTAACATATAATTACCATTACTAATTACCGAGTAATTGAATTTAACAGACGGGCGATAGAATTAATGAGGGTTGGAATGACTCGGGTTTGCAATATTCAAAGTTAACATTTGTATTTGTAATATatgtaattgttttatttcttatcgataaaataatataacatgTCTATCTGTACTTccagtgaataaaaatatctgcaattatttttattggttttattttattgttttatggcattgatgataaaatttattgatttttaccaGTCGACAGATGTTACTGAGTCAGTCGGTCACAGCAACGAATACCGCCAGGTAATTAAAAGTTGAGCACGCTTTTCTCATTCTTTACTTTGTGACGGGGGGTGTAacgaaaaaaagttttttttaattgattccactaattgttcttttttttttctttttctaggtaaatttctttgaaaatcTGCCTGTTGCACAccgagaaataaattattattaagaaaaaagaaCACTTGTTACATGAATTTAAATTGTTGGAaacttttagataaaattaattaaaattaaaatacttttttgtcattaaaaattcaaaggcttgaataaaatgtttgttaaattttaaaaattattctttaaaaaaatactacgAGAAAAATGTGATTTCttcagttgaaaaaaaaaaaaaaaaaatgatttcccTTTGAAATTCTTGTAACTAGCGTGTACTTTTTCctcaaaagtaattttttctctaagtGCAGAGGTACTCTTCTTggaatttacataaaatttcgCTGCATGTTTTATTCCGTCGAGTTACgccaaaaaaatagcttaaatttttatctatatgcGATAGAACCGACCTTGTAAGCACGATTATGGCCACGATTTTTGGCGGATCTCAATGAAACtcaatatatttattctaTGAACGAAAATCTCGGTCAAGTTTGAAAATGGGCCAAATCGATCGATTAGTTCCTAAGTTgtgggtgttaaaaattttttttcgttcttatgaaaatcaaaatttaatattaataatgtttatttacTTAGCTTATAGCTATTTAGAATTTAcggtataaaatttttgaatactatttacaattttttctcatTCAGTTTTACAAAATAGTTTACATTGTCTTTTATATAGTTTTTTCAGCAGTTATTGTTCTCgttcttttaattttgaactgtCCTGCTCCCGTCTCATAATAAGATTCACTAAAGTCAAATTCTTCGTATAAATAGTTGGGGTAAACACGACATTTAACTTTATGAATAAATAGACATGTGTGATATTTAGTTTTTTGCCTTATTGACATCCAGTTTAATGTATCCACCATTCAGTCAATGCGAGTATATTAAGGGGGATAGCCACTGTGAGGATAGAAGAAATAGgagattttcgggaatttttttgactgggataataaaagagtttggggatcgggttttttttgttttataaagtatacattaaaaaatattctcctaaatttttattaaaaaatatcatgttgttacaaagttattatCATCTTTGCGGaggaccaaaaaaatttcccctaCCACGATGCGAACTCTAACTTAAAAACGGATTATCTAAAACGAAAAAACGAAACAACATTGTAATCTGTATGCATGTGGTTATCGTTATACGTAGgggatttttaaaatttggatttaaaaaaaaatggcgacatattaaaaatattttcgtttttttttttctcattttttggattcaaacagctctaaaaaattttaaaaatcaaaattttcaaaatcccctACGTGCAACAATTGCTACTGTATAGACGAatatggagaaaaaaaaagttgcaaatCGGTTCATATTTATGCAAATTACAGTTCACATTAgttcaaaaaaagtagtttcgagaaaaaatgCGTTTTTGTCGGAGCGCCGCGCGTGCAATAGTCATTTAACACACTGCTACAAAAATGACtataactcgaaaaatattcggaattttcatataaaactctagatacatatttttgaatgtataaactttgatttaatggaagaaaaaaaatttttttttttgttttaaatttcacaGCGGCTATCCcccttaaatatattttatcaataaattttattaacattcaGAATTACGCGCATTAccttattttacaataattgaaAGGTCTTTAAGTTATTTTCATTGTAGTTAATCATGATCACTTTACATAATTAGGTACCGTATTACGTATTTTTCttaatacatttatttttttgacaatttttttgcttatataatctaaatttctattaaaagttaaattatcATCTAATATTATTTCCAGATATTTTGTTTCCGAAACACagtttaattcattattattaattaacaatttgcaactatttttaacatcagttaattttatgaaatttaccCAAATAACTTAAAgactataattaataactaaattttagcaatttaattttaaagttcatGTAATTAGCTTCAATGTACTTCATAATatatttccttttttaatcatatcttatattttttctataattaaaaaattttcattattaaatatataatttcccttaaattataacttttataaacTAACTAAATGTAGTACCAAATATGCCAACTATTATTAAAAGCTCAAATCGAAAAGAGGAACCTTTTCACATCGGGTGTGGCCAAATGTaacttttcttttaaatttcatataatttctCCAAAGTGCTAAAATTTCTCCCCAATCACACCATTTTCTGTTTCGATaccatcaattttttcgattgcCCAACGCTTAATACATATCATTTCAAGCAATTGATTCAAAAGCAATGGCCTATAAAAATAACCTTTCTACCAATAAATGTTGAATTAAAGGGCCAAAGACCAAATCCCGAGAGTTTCGGAATGATTGCCCAGATAATTGGACTATTACTCTTATTTTTTCGGAGCCACGGCCTCACGTCGGCTGTATCTACCGAGGACACTTGTTGCAAAGTCCAAGTTCAAGAAAAAACCGGTGTTACCACAAGATCGATCCAACCAGAAGCAAAAACCTCTATTGCGCCATCCCAGTCTTCCGAGAGTTTGCTTGATTGCGTCTTAGCATCATGTAAAACGATTACTTTCAGCCGAGTTTTTTTATACCATCACCAACAAATCGATTCCTGCTTGTCCGCATTTCAGGTATTACTATTCCTTACATCACCATAACATCACAATCCACTGATTTCAATTATGTTTCAGGAAAGATGCTCCGGCTCTTCAAAAATCAATCTGATCTTCAAGAAAGCAACCTTCtacaaaaatcaaatttccaaaaattggaTAACTTTTAGACCCGAAAACTTCGATATTAAATCCATTAGATTTGAAGAGTGTCCAATTGGCAGTATCCAATCTGAAGCTTTTGATCTCCAAATCTTCTCAAAAATGGAACAGTTTCACTTGATCAACACCAATATCTCAATTTTTCACAAGAACCTCTTCCAAAAGTTATccaatatcaaaaatttcgcaGTTCAAAACAACCTAATCACTTTAGCAGagtcttatttattttttggaccAGCAGAACAATTAGAAACTCTGGAATTAGATtcttcaattcaaaatttggaagTGCTTAGCAATATAACTCTTCAAGAACTGCCAAAAGTCCAACTTTTGTCCTTGCAAGGCAATAACATCACTTTCATACCCAAAACGCTTTTTGCAACATTTCCAAATCTTCGGTCGCTTTATTTAGATTCGTCCAACATCGTAAGAATTGATTCGAACGCTTTTGATGGTTTGATTTCCATCAAACAGGTGTTTTTGAGGAACAACCTTCTATCTGAACTTCCTAAGGACTTGTTCCACCCAATTTTGGTTGCCAATAAGGATTTCAAGGTTGCTTTGAGCGGAAATCCTTGGAAATGCGACTGTAATCTAATTTGGTTGAAGGAATTGATGGAAGAATTCAGAAATTTGGTTCTAGAAGAGCCAATTTGTGATAGGCCTGAAAGGAACAAGAATTTGGGGTTTCTAAAGGCGGATTTTTGTGATGAAGCGAAGATTTGGTGCAGCAATTTGGAAGATTTGATTGAAATAAGCATAAATTGTGAAAAAGGTGGAAAAAATATGAATGGATCAATTAGAAATGCTTTGAGCGAGGGAAATATCTCTTTGGCGGGGCTCGATTGCGTTTGGAAGAGTGCTTTGATTAAAAAGGAAAATGATTGCGCAAAAAGGTTGTGGTTAGCGAACGAGGACAAAGCGATGGTATTGTCTTTGTATACAATAGGGACCATTTTGTTCGGAGTTTTTTGCGCCGTTGGGTGCTTTTTAATTGTCAGAAAGAACAAGAGGATGGTGAAGGCCAACCAAAAGGTTGTGGTTGAAGGAAGAGACTCGATTACGCTGCCTGGAGGTGAAGCTTGTCAAAGAGATAATAAAGGagaaattgattattttacgCCTATTGAAGCTAATGAGGGTAATGAGTATGAATCGATACAAGACGTGAGGAAAGAAGAAAGCAAGAGTGATAATTGCCCACCGCCGTTGCCACCGCATCCGTTTCATGGTGTGAAATCCGTTTCTTTGTTGATGGAAGGAAGTCACGGGAAACGGGAAGTTATTGATGATTATTTGTTGTAATTTGGTGGTTAATAAATTGGTATTGCATTTATTTTTGGTgggaattttgttttttttatgggGAATGCTTCTTGAATTGTTATTTCTGGGATGGTGATTGCATTTGAAGGGAGTTTAGCGGAGGTATGTTAGTGTTCGAGGTAATTTGCATTTGAAGGTTTCAAGATTGAATATACAGTTATGggtaatttgaattttagatTCTGTTTTGGGAGtaaatttgttgaaattttttgaaatgtcattttagaagaaaTACTAAATCAGCGAGgtaataaagttttttgtgaattattataatattttaaagttggtataaattctactttttttttttttatttcagattttgtgataaaattttttagtataaaattGAAGTCATTATTATGAAagttgattaatttttctagcGAATTTCATcaagcataatttttttaaatgaaagaacaaaaaaattcttttgttaatttatattagccaccttgcagtcactatgtgactgctgtgatTTGTGAGctgtaaatgaataaaattttggtttagtgaataatgacttttgttaaattgaactgtactttcttaactattgacgttttttaaaatataagcttatcctaatgttacactcatcaagagctttcatttgagtatccacatgcatttttgatatatttttcatatatacatatatataatatataatatatattatatataaatatatgaaaaattgatgtgggtactcaaatgaaaggtcttaaagagtgtaatatcaggatgagcttatatatttaaaaatgtcaatagttcacgagaaacaaggtcatttcttaattatatatttagagATACATTTTGATATAGTTTTCAtagttataatatatattttaaagatataagcttatcttgatgttacactcatcgagagctttcatttgagtacccacatgaatttttgatatatttttcatatatacaaatatggaatatatataaatatatgaaaaattgatgtgggtactcaaatgaaaggtctcaatgaatgtaacatcgggatgagcttatatctttaaaaatgtcaatagatgataaaatacaatgtaatttcttaattattgacattttttaagatataaacacatttcaatgttacactcatcaagaccttttatttaagtacccacatggcatttttttatctattttacatatatggtatttgtgaagtatataaatatataaaatatatgaaaaattgatgtgggtactctaatgaaaggtcttgatgagcgtaatgtcagagtgagcttatatctttaaaaatgtcaatagttgataagatacaatgtaatttcttaattattgaaattttttaagatataaacttatttcgatgttacactcatcgagacctttcatctaagtacccacatggcatttttcatatattttatatatatggtatttgtgaaatatataaatatataaaatatataaaaaattgatgtgggtactcaaatgaaaggtctcgatgagtgtaacattgtgatgagcttatatctttaaaaataccaatagtttataagatacaaggtcatttcttaatcatgtatctagagattaataaaattttttagtaagattttgaagtaattattgcaaaaatcaattgatttttacacaaatctcttcaataaaaaattttttacaaaaaaaaattttgctttttaagtTCATTACTCTTGGTAAAATTTGCATAGAATTCTTTGCTAAaacgttaaaataattattgtaaattcaatTGATCTTCTATCgaagataattttattgtgtgtaagtatagtaaaaaataatatttttctcgaACATTtgcatataaaaataaagactcAATTATagaaagttataattttataattatccgTATCAAAAATAGCCCAAATTGAAGGAATCTATTTCGAAAGATCGAAAGAAAGATAGTAAGATAATTATTAGCGAAATGTTGTCTATTGGTAATGTCTATTTTAGTTATAAAGTTAAAGCGCTATATTAATATGTATATCTATCGTTCTTAGATGTTATTTATCTCGATTGGCAAAGCAGGTCGAGTTTGGTATATATTAAACGTTGGGCAATCTGCCAAACTTAAAGTTACTTCTGCGCCGAAGGAAAGGAACTTGGTAATGAGCTACATACCTACTAACTTTTATTATCGCTATAATAGTAAAGAACTATAACAATAGAATCATTCCAATTGTTTATACACTCgagtttttttaacaataaacttTATTTCCGTCCGCTTAGATGT
It encodes:
- the LOC123265828 gene encoding uncharacterized protein LOC123265828, which translates into the protein MALMIKFIDFYQSTDVTESVGHSNEYRQGQRPNPESFGMIAQIIGLLLLFFRSHGLTSAVSTEDTCCKVQVQEKTGVTTRSIQPEAKTSIAPSQSSESLLDCVLASCKTITFSRVFLYHHQQIDSCLSAFQERCSGSSKINLIFKKATFYKNQISKNWITFRPENFDIKSIRFEECPIGSIQSEAFDLQIFSKMEQFHLINTNISIFHKNLFQKLSNIKNFAVQNNLITLAESYLFFGPAEQLETLELDSSIQNLEVLSNITLQELPKVQLLSLQGNNITFIPKTLFATFPNLRSLYLDSSNIVRIDSNAFDGLISIKQVFLRNNLLSELPKDLFHPILVANKDFKVALSGNPWKCDCNLIWLKELMEEFRNLVLEEPICDRPERNKNLGFLKADFCDEAKIWCSNLEDLIEISINCEKGGKNMNGSIRNALSEGNISLAGLDCVWKSALIKKENDCAKRLWLANEDKAMVLSLYTIGTILFGVFCAVGCFLIVRKNKRMVKANQKVVVEGRDSITLPGGEACQRDNKGEIDYFTPIEANEGNEYESIQDVRKEESKSDNCPPPLPPHPFHGVKSVSLLMEGSHGKREVIDDYLL